The DNA region GCGGTCCATCCGGAAAGTGGCATCGACTCGCTGACAGCTCTTGTCGAAAAGGCAAAGGCCGAACCGGGCGAACTGACCTTCGGCACCGCCGGGCCTGGCAGCAATACTCATCTGACCGGTGCTGCCTTCGCCACTCAGGCGGATATCGATATTAGCTTTGTACCACACAAGGGTTCCGGCCCGGCGCTGACGGCCGCCTACGGCAAGCACATTGACGTAGCCATCGCCGACAAAGCAGAGGTCACGCCTTGGCACAATGATAATCGCCTAGAGGTGCTTACCGTCTTCACTGACGATCCAAAGGCAGGAATCGATGGGGTGCCTTTAGCCACTGACGAAGGCTATTCGGTGGATATTGGCTCGTTCCGCGGAATTGGTGCGCCTAAGGGCACCTCACCGGAAGCGATGGAGGTGCTAATTGATGCTTGCCGTAGCACGGCTGAAGACCCGGATTTCATTGCGCATATGGAGAGGACCGGCACGGAACCCTACGTATTGTTTGGTGAGGAGTTCGGTAGTTGGCTCCAGAACAAACACGAAGCTTTTGGCGAGGCTGCAAAGGCCGCGGACATGTAAGGGCTTCGTATAGACACAGCCGGATTACCTAGTTTTGTTCTCGCCACCATGTGCCCTTCGCGCGGTACCGGAGCCTCGAGCTACGGGCCGCGCGAACAGGGACGCTGTGCACAGGAGTTCTATACGAAGTCCAAGACCGCCTATGCCCTGCCGATCTGAAAACCACACCAGGAAACCCTCTCATGGCCATATCGCCAGACCCCAACCATCGAACAGGCGGTCAGTTGATCGTTGAAATGCTGTGCGCCCACGGTGTCGAGACCGTTTTCGGCGTTCCCGGAGAGAGTTACCTGCCAGTCCTTGACGCTCTCTATGATACACCATCGATCACCATGGTCAGCTGCCGTCACGAATCCGGCGCCGGCTTTATGGCCGAAGCCCACGGCAAGCTGACGGGACAGCCCGGCGTAGCCCTGGTGACGCGCGGGCCTGGCGCCTGCAATGCCAGCATCGCCGTGCACACTGCCTTCCAGGATTCTACCCCAATGCTGCTGTTGGTGGGACAAATCGCCCGCGGGGATACGGACCGTGAAGCCTTTCAGGAGATCGACTATCGGCAGATGTTCGGCTCCGTCGCCA from Fodinicurvata sediminis DSM 21159 includes:
- a CDS encoding Bug family tripartite tricarboxylate transporter substrate binding protein yields the protein MKHGSYMAALAALALTGSLAVTAANAESFPSKSVELVIPFAQGGGTDQVGRIFAEYAERHLGGDIFVSNRTGGSGAVGFSHGANAEADGHVITMVVTTLAAAPHTIDGYPVSYKDFEPVCLLSAPPAVLAVHPESGIDSLTALVEKAKAEPGELTFGTAGPGSNTHLTGAAFATQADIDISFVPHKGSGPALTAAYGKHIDVAIADKAEVTPWHNDNRLEVLTVFTDDPKAGIDGVPLATDEGYSVDIGSFRGIGAPKGTSPEAMEVLIDACRSTAEDPDFIAHMERTGTEPYVLFGEEFGSWLQNKHEAFGEAAKAADM